A genomic segment from Saprospiraceae bacterium encodes:
- a CDS encoding SusC/RagA family TonB-linked outer membrane protein, translating into MKKKNLNIIYSILVLLLSLPLTSYAQDKTITGTVVSASDNLPLPGASIAIKGTSTGTITDIDGSYTIDANTGDVLVFSYLGFNSQEITISSLSTVDIALVENAATLDEVVVTGYGSQSRAKLTTSVSKLNTQILETSTRSNAATALQGTIAGLRVTNTTGQPGSTPQIILRGGTNFDGTGSPLILVDGIPSSFYALNADDIESIEVLKDAAATAIYGARSANGVILVTTKTGKVGKSAINYKFKYSSNKERNDQQYVGVEDFINYNRQGIAWYREATNLPNQFGAFLTGSNAAGTGNNTTNSPFTTQLLSPANQYLLNQPGWRSISDILDPSQEILFYDNAAVADRIYQHSDTKDHYLSFDGGNENGSYFLGLGLLDNDGLILGSGFKRYSGKFSGSYKVTEKVSVNSNVLYTHSNLSLSPLGDDNTVFRRFQGQPATARTYDNNPDGTLSNVYSTGQNQSFGNPLYYQDKFVRGNLEQRLAASVGIDWNILDNLTFSADASHFTINNHNTSFNRAYRRGSTTTNPLITGREAAVSLGRTLRDQLTATLNYTKEIGKHNFNALVGAEYFKDNFFTTSAGTRNSPTDLIETLNAGAEANGIPSSFETAYAITSTFGRLLYDYDNKYLFGFTFRNDGSSRLGNNKFDFFPGVSFGYNLHKEEFFQASAISKTISKLKPRISYGVNGNQDVLSNYGVYGAYGSQGVYNGQTGYANSTLPTLGLLWEKATTFNVGLDVSFFKDRLTLITDLYSRDIKDKLANLTLPFYTGFSSILTNNGSIRNKGFELELNGDIVRNKDFTWNVGATFTTNRNYVTKLPDNDNDLNRQGGSLIWNPATGKEEWVGGLQEGQRVGSDLVVAYIQDRIYANQEEADADNAITDQLVPGFSANQRWAGDVKWVDLNNDGIINDLDRKVIGRTTPDFIGGIMTSLSYKNFNLFVKTDFATGHLVWNHIRNKSYAQTQGNLNQPVEVLDSWTPTNTDTDWPRFVFVNGTKNVWRGSESTASLQTQGNDKFWEKGDYLAIREVSLSYDVPTKHFKQAIQRLSIYVTGSNLHYFKSMSGDTPELGGVQFGAFPLPKTVTVGGNLTF; encoded by the coding sequence ATGAAAAAAAAGAACTTAAATATCATTTATTCGATATTGGTTTTGCTTTTGAGCCTGCCGCTAACAAGTTATGCACAGGACAAAACCATCACAGGGACGGTTGTTTCTGCTAGTGATAATCTTCCATTGCCGGGAGCGAGTATCGCCATCAAGGGAACTTCAACAGGTACCATAACCGATATAGATGGAAGCTACACTATTGATGCAAATACTGGAGATGTTTTGGTATTTAGCTATTTGGGATTCAATTCGCAAGAAATAACCATTTCCAGCTTATCTACTGTAGATATTGCGCTTGTTGAAAATGCAGCTACGCTAGATGAGGTTGTTGTAACAGGTTATGGCAGCCAATCCAGGGCAAAATTAACCACCTCCGTATCGAAACTGAATACCCAAATCCTGGAAACCTCCACTCGGTCCAATGCAGCAACAGCATTGCAAGGGACCATCGCAGGATTAAGGGTGACAAACACAACAGGGCAACCTGGCTCAACGCCACAAATTATTTTGCGGGGGGGCACCAATTTTGATGGGACAGGATCCCCTTTAATTTTGGTAGATGGTATTCCAAGTTCATTTTATGCCTTGAATGCAGACGATATTGAATCCATTGAGGTGTTAAAAGATGCCGCAGCTACCGCTATCTATGGCGCAAGATCTGCCAATGGGGTTATTTTGGTCACCACTAAAACGGGTAAGGTGGGAAAGTCTGCTATCAACTATAAATTTAAATATAGCAGCAATAAGGAGAGAAATGATCAACAGTATGTAGGCGTGGAGGATTTTATCAACTACAACAGGCAAGGTATAGCGTGGTATAGAGAGGCCACAAATCTTCCCAATCAATTTGGTGCCTTTTTAACAGGGTCTAATGCTGCTGGAACCGGCAATAACACCACTAATTCTCCTTTTACTACGCAATTGTTATCGCCTGCCAATCAATATTTATTGAATCAACCGGGCTGGCGTTCCATATCGGACATTTTAGATCCCAGCCAGGAGATTTTATTTTACGACAATGCAGCCGTAGCTGATCGTATCTATCAGCATAGCGACACCAAAGATCACTATTTGTCTTTTGACGGTGGCAACGAAAACGGGTCTTATTTTTTAGGTTTGGGCCTTTTAGATAATGATGGCTTAATTTTGGGATCTGGTTTTAAACGCTATTCAGGTAAGTTTAGTGGATCTTACAAAGTTACCGAAAAGGTAAGCGTTAACTCTAACGTCTTATACACCCATTCCAACTTAAGTTTAAGCCCTTTAGGCGATGACAATACCGTATTTAGGCGATTTCAAGGTCAGCCGGCTACTGCAAGAACTTATGATAATAACCCTGACGGCACCCTATCCAATGTATATAGCACCGGGCAAAATCAAAGTTTTGGTAACCCCTTGTATTATCAAGATAAATTTGTTAGAGGAAATTTAGAACAACGGCTGGCGGCTTCGGTGGGCATAGATTGGAACATTCTTGACAACCTAACCTTTTCGGCAGATGCAAGTCATTTTACCATCAATAATCATAATACAAGTTTTAATAGAGCATATAGAAGAGGTAGTACCACGACCAACCCCTTGATTACTGGGCGGGAGGCTGCCGTCAGTTTAGGAAGGACCTTAAGAGATCAATTAACTGCCACCCTAAATTATACCAAAGAAATTGGCAAGCATAATTTTAATGCATTGGTTGGTGCTGAATATTTTAAGGATAATTTTTTCACAACATCAGCAGGAACCCGAAATTCGCCAACAGATTTAATTGAAACCTTGAATGCCGGTGCAGAAGCTAACGGTATACCTTCCAGTTTTGAAACAGCCTATGCGATTACCTCTACTTTTGGCAGGCTACTATATGATTATGACAATAAATATTTATTCGGTTTCACCTTTAGAAATGACGGTTCGTCCAGACTAGGGAATAATAAATTCGACTTTTTCCCAGGTGTTTCTTTTGGGTATAATCTTCATAAGGAAGAATTCTTTCAGGCATCTGCTATCAGCAAGACCATTTCCAAGCTAAAACCAAGGATAAGTTATGGTGTTAACGGCAACCAGGATGTATTAAGTAATTATGGTGTCTATGGCGCTTATGGAAGCCAGGGCGTATATAATGGCCAAACAGGATATGCCAACTCCACTTTACCTACATTGGGTCTATTATGGGAAAAGGCAACAACCTTTAATGTTGGTTTAGATGTCTCCTTTTTTAAGGATAGACTTACCCTTATCACCGACCTGTATTCCAGAGATATTAAAGATAAATTAGCCAATCTTACCTTACCTTTTTATACAGGATTTAGCAGTATTCTAACGAATAATGGAAGCATTAGAAATAAAGGTTTTGAGTTGGAGCTGAATGGCGATATTGTTCGAAATAAAGATTTCACCTGGAATGTTGGTGCCACTTTTACCACTAATAGAAACTATGTAACGAAGCTCCCTGATAATGATAATGATTTAAACAGGCAAGGTGGTTCTCTTATTTGGAATCCGGCCACGGGTAAAGAAGAATGGGTTGGTGGCTTACAAGAAGGCCAACGAGTAGGAAGCGATTTGGTAGTTGCTTATATCCAAGACCGCATTTATGCTAACCAGGAGGAAGCAGATGCCGATAATGCCATTACGGATCAATTGGTACCAGGGTTTAGTGCCAATCAGCGTTGGGCTGGAGATGTGAAATGGGTAGATCTGAATAATGATGGAATTATTAATGATCTAGACAGAAAAGTAATAGGACGGACGACACCCGATTTTATAGGTGGCATCATGACGAGTCTAAGCTATAAAAACTTCAACTTATTTGTCAAAACAGATTTTGCTACGGGGCATTTAGTTTGGAACCATATCCGGAATAAATCATACGCACAAACCCAAGGAAATCTCAATCAACCAGTAGAAGTCTTAGATTCCTGGACGCCAACCAATACGGATACCGATTGGCCCCGTTTCGTTTTTGTCAATGGAACAAAAAATGTTTGGAGAGGTAGTGAATCCACCGCTAGTTTGCAAACGCAGGGAAACGACAAGTTCTGGGAAAAAGGAGACTATTTAGCCATCAGAGAAGTATCCTTAAGTTATGATGTTCCTACCAAACATTTCAAGCAAGCGATTCAACGCCTTAGCATTTATGTGACAGGCAGCAATTTGCATTACTTCAAAAGTATGAGTGGTGATACTCCCGAACTTGGTGGAGTACAATTCGGCGCATTTCCACTTCCTAAAACGGTAACTGTTGGCGGAAACTTAACCTTTTAA
- a CDS encoding RagB/SusD family nutrient uptake outer membrane protein: MKTYIYILLAVFIFSSCESELNLVAPSELTASGFWDSEEGAITAHTGMYANLRSQAGNFWLLGEMRSDIWGGRTYESPADVSLIESNITVSTAPFGGWAGIYTNIHRINDFLENVPKVSFVNEGNKNHMLGQAYGLRALYYYTLLKTWGDVPIITAPLTTIDPSTLSKERSTQSEVMSLIKSDLAASLSAFGSDGSFFQGAKIYWSKAATLALKGDVYIWSGNLLGGGAADFNEAKTALQEIASLGVGLAPSVADLWGVEKETNTEFIFAIQYKRDEASNVYNSLTGRALEINPTYNDSGESMASFVIAGANRYGQSEKTLLLLDDNNDSRKAATFIRLYIDDNGGAGYPTYTEPAYFGSVFNKFLGQVVGSERIFENDVPVYRYADVLLLLAEAKNLLGEDPSGEINLIRQRAYGANYDETIHAYANKSQTDNTNAILDERYKEFIGEGKRWWDLRRAGNSFVIDNVSFLNPGDEFKLLLPITTDMIGRNPLLEQTPGYQ, translated from the coding sequence ATGAAGACGTACATATATATCCTTTTAGCTGTATTTATTTTTAGCTCCTGTGAGAGTGAACTTAATTTAGTGGCTCCCAGTGAATTGACCGCATCTGGTTTCTGGGATTCCGAAGAAGGAGCCATCACCGCACATACAGGCATGTATGCGAACTTAAGGTCGCAGGCGGGTAATTTTTGGTTGTTAGGTGAAATGAGGAGTGATATTTGGGGTGGGCGAACCTATGAATCGCCTGCTGACGTTTCCTTAATAGAGTCTAACATCACGGTATCAACAGCTCCTTTTGGTGGATGGGCAGGGATTTATACCAACATACACAGGATAAACGATTTTTTGGAGAATGTACCAAAGGTTAGTTTTGTTAATGAAGGCAATAAAAATCATATGCTAGGCCAAGCCTATGGCTTGAGGGCCTTATACTATTATACCCTGCTAAAAACTTGGGGTGATGTGCCTATCATTACAGCGCCTTTAACGACGATAGACCCTTCGACGTTAAGCAAAGAAAGGTCAACACAAAGTGAAGTAATGAGCCTAATCAAGTCTGATCTGGCGGCCTCTCTAAGTGCCTTTGGGTCAGATGGCAGTTTTTTTCAGGGAGCCAAAATATATTGGTCTAAAGCAGCCACATTGGCGCTTAAAGGCGATGTGTATATCTGGTCTGGAAATTTACTCGGAGGGGGTGCAGCCGATTTTAATGAAGCCAAAACAGCTTTGCAAGAAATTGCATCTTTAGGCGTAGGTTTAGCACCTAGCGTTGCTGATTTATGGGGTGTTGAAAAGGAGACCAACACAGAGTTTATTTTTGCTATACAATATAAACGGGATGAGGCCTCTAATGTATACAATAGCCTAACTGGCAGGGCTTTAGAGATCAACCCCACCTATAATGATTCGGGCGAATCAATGGCTAGTTTTGTTATCGCCGGGGCGAACAGGTATGGCCAATCAGAGAAAACCTTATTGCTGTTAGATGATAATAATGATAGTCGAAAAGCCGCTACCTTTATTAGATTATATATTGATGACAATGGAGGAGCTGGTTATCCTACTTATACCGAGCCTGCCTATTTTGGTTCTGTGTTTAATAAGTTTTTAGGTCAAGTAGTTGGTTCTGAACGCATATTTGAAAATGATGTGCCAGTTTACAGATACGCAGATGTCCTATTACTTTTAGCGGAAGCTAAAAACCTCTTGGGTGAAGACCCCTCAGGTGAGATCAACTTAATAAGACAAAGAGCCTATGGTGCCAATTATGATGAAACCATACATGCTTATGCCAATAAATCACAAACAGATAATACCAATGCCATTTTAGATGAGCGTTATAAGGAATTCATTGGTGAAGGTAAAAGATGGTGGGACCTTAGAAGAGCTGGTAATAGTTTTGTTATCGACAATGTAAGCTTTCTAAATCCTGGTGATGAATTTAAACTTTTATTGCCCATTACCACAGATATGATCGGTCGAAATCCTTTATTGGAACAGACCCCGGGGTATCAATAA
- a CDS encoding Gfo/Idh/MocA family oxidoreductase: protein MKKRKTEQPSKSRRTFIKQGALASSIFIVPRHVLGGVGFTAPSDQLNLAAIGAGGKGRSDIRNASVNGRERVVALCDVDFSGSAKASVESFPNAKLYADFREMLDKEKDIDAVTISTPDHVHGPAAVYAMERGKHVYVQKPMTHNIREARLLTEMARKNKIVSQMGNQGGSNPLLGMVQKWVDSGVLGKISKVQVWTNRPVWPQGFAMPAADESQKPEALNWDLWLGPAKYMPYTPNLHPFNWRGWWDYGTGALGDVGCHLIDIPFRTLGLKYPTDAECSVGAVYTKMWSPDYHPEGCPASSFITLHFGATDKSKSPIEMTWSDGGIRPSHPEIIPADHDIGGKDSQNGVLIIGEKGLISTNINDSSPLMPKLYLNDGTTEFGPEVEEDEEPEYGHHRKWVDACKAGFNSKEHKGLTSSFDYAGPMTETVLMGNLAIRSYMLQKENEKGKMEFFARKKLLWDGENMRITNLEEANQFVGRTYREGWKI from the coding sequence ATGAAAAAACGAAAAACAGAACAACCAAGTAAGTCTCGCAGGACATTCATTAAGCAAGGGGCGCTGGCCTCTTCTATTTTTATTGTGCCGCGACATGTTCTTGGTGGAGTTGGCTTTACGGCCCCAAGTGATCAATTAAATTTAGCCGCCATTGGGGCGGGCGGTAAAGGAAGAAGCGATATTCGCAATGCCTCCGTCAATGGCCGCGAAAGAGTGGTTGCCCTTTGTGATGTTGATTTCTCAGGGTCTGCAAAAGCTTCCGTCGAGTCCTTTCCTAATGCAAAATTGTATGCGGATTTCAGGGAAATGCTGGACAAAGAAAAAGACATTGATGCAGTGACCATTTCCACGCCTGACCATGTACACGGCCCTGCGGCCGTTTATGCCATGGAAAGAGGAAAGCATGTTTATGTCCAAAAACCGATGACCCACAATATTCGGGAAGCCCGATTGCTAACCGAAATGGCAAGAAAAAACAAGATTGTTAGCCAAATGGGTAATCAAGGCGGATCCAATCCACTTTTAGGAATGGTGCAGAAATGGGTAGATTCGGGAGTGCTTGGCAAAATATCCAAAGTACAAGTATGGACTAATCGACCTGTCTGGCCACAAGGTTTTGCTATGCCAGCAGCGGATGAAAGTCAAAAACCGGAGGCTTTAAACTGGGATTTGTGGCTAGGGCCTGCTAAATATATGCCCTATACACCCAATTTGCATCCATTCAATTGGCGAGGATGGTGGGACTATGGTACGGGAGCATTGGGCGATGTAGGCTGTCACCTCATCGACATCCCCTTCAGAACCTTAGGCCTGAAATATCCCACTGATGCAGAATGTAGTGTAGGGGCTGTTTATACCAAAATGTGGAGCCCCGATTACCACCCAGAGGGTTGTCCGGCTTCTTCCTTTATCACCTTGCATTTTGGTGCAACCGATAAAAGCAAATCGCCTATCGAGATGACCTGGAGCGATGGCGGCATCCGGCCTTCCCACCCAGAGATCATCCCTGCTGACCATGACATCGGAGGAAAGGATAGCCAAAACGGCGTGTTAATCATCGGTGAAAAGGGACTCATCTCCACCAATATCAACGACAGTTCGCCTTTGATGCCTAAACTTTACCTGAATGACGGCACCACTGAATTTGGGCCAGAAGTAGAAGAAGACGAAGAACCAGAATACGGCCATCACCGCAAATGGGTAGATGCATGCAAAGCGGGCTTCAATAGTAAAGAACACAAGGGCTTGACTTCCTCTTTCGACTACGCTGGCCCCATGACGGAAACCGTCTTGATGGGTAACCTGGCCATTCGCAGTTACATGCTGCAAAAGGAAAATGAAAAAGGAAAAATGGAGTTCTTCGCCCGCAAGAAATTGCTATGGGATGGAGAAAACATGCGAATTACCAATCTCGAAGAAGCCAACCAATTTGTTGGAAGGACTTATAGAGAAGGTTGGAAGATATAA
- a CDS encoding dihydrodipicolinate synthase family protein — translation MRLKNLIAATYAPMKKDTSLNPDMIGAYGHFLQKNKVTGAFINGSTGDFASLTVEERKLLVDAWAQNKPDGFQIINHVGHTSLTVAMDLATHAANKVDAIAALAPFYFRLNSMTKLVDYCKAIALCASNLPFYYYHIPDLSGADFKMIDFLDIATKAIPNFAGLKFTKNNLIDYKYCLDFEEKAYDILFGVDEIFIASLPLGAKGWVGSTYNHLAPLYYKIKVSFEKGDHEIAAALQAKAMRFVDYLNSKGGFNGVAKGYMKTLGVDCGPSRFPHATLTDEAYLEINKALDAIGLSAYLSK, via the coding sequence ATGAGGTTAAAAAATCTAATCGCTGCCACCTATGCCCCAATGAAGAAGGATACTTCCTTGAATCCAGACATGATAGGAGCTTATGGCCATTTTCTACAAAAGAACAAAGTAACGGGTGCCTTCATCAATGGATCTACCGGAGATTTTGCCTCTCTGACCGTTGAAGAGCGTAAATTATTGGTCGATGCATGGGCCCAAAATAAGCCCGATGGTTTTCAGATCATCAACCATGTAGGGCATACCAGCCTGACCGTTGCCATGGATTTAGCAACACATGCCGCCAATAAAGTGGATGCCATAGCCGCCTTGGCACCTTTCTACTTTAGACTTAATAGTATGACAAAATTAGTGGATTATTGCAAGGCTATTGCTTTATGTGCCTCTAATTTACCTTTCTATTATTATCATATTCCCGATTTATCCGGGGCGGATTTTAAAATGATCGACTTTCTGGATATCGCCACAAAGGCCATCCCCAATTTTGCTGGATTAAAATTCACTAAAAACAACTTGATCGATTATAAGTACTGTCTTGATTTTGAAGAGAAGGCTTACGACATTCTTTTTGGGGTAGATGAAATTTTTATAGCAAGTTTACCTTTAGGTGCCAAGGGATGGGTTGGCAGTACCTACAATCACCTGGCTCCCCTCTATTATAAAATAAAAGTATCATTTGAAAAGGGTGATCATGAAATAGCAGCTGCTTTGCAGGCCAAAGCCATGCGGTTTGTTGACTATTTAAACAGCAAAGGAGGATTTAACGGGGTGGCCAAAGGCTACATGAAAACCTTGGGTGTTGATTGCGGCCCCAGTCGGTTTCCACATGCCACCTTAACGGATGAGGCATACCTGGAAATCAACAAAGCACTCGATGCGATTGGGCTGTCCGCTTATCTTAGTAAATAA
- a CDS encoding TIM barrel protein, translating into MKRRTFVKSSLAASAAIPASLSSLEGKSFSDAQPAPKFAMKFAPHTGMFKEHAGDDPLDEIQFMSDQGFTAFEDNYLKRREPAMQAKIGEKLAKLNMEMGVFVGGRVEGKEPTLVMKDEAIRAEFLKGIEESVEAAKRSNATWMTVLPGSLDLRQEIGYQTVNVIEVLKRASDILAPHNLVMVLEPLNFFNHPGLFLTKISQSYMICKAVDSPACKTLFDIYHQQIQEGNLIPNMEAAWEEIGYFQIGDNPGRREPTTGEINYKNIFKYIHEKGYQGILGMEHKNFSEGKEGELAVIKAYREVDYVGK; encoded by the coding sequence ATGAAAAGAAGAACCTTCGTAAAATCAAGCTTAGCCGCTTCAGCTGCTATACCTGCTAGCCTATCCTCATTGGAAGGCAAATCCTTCTCCGATGCACAGCCAGCGCCAAAGTTCGCCATGAAATTTGCGCCACACACTGGGATGTTCAAGGAACATGCCGGGGATGATCCGCTGGATGAAATCCAGTTCATGTCCGACCAGGGTTTTACGGCTTTTGAAGACAATTACCTGAAAAGGCGAGAACCCGCCATGCAGGCCAAGATTGGCGAAAAACTAGCCAAACTCAACATGGAAATGGGCGTTTTTGTAGGCGGTAGGGTGGAAGGGAAGGAACCAACCCTGGTGATGAAGGATGAAGCCATCAGAGCGGAGTTTTTGAAGGGTATTGAAGAATCTGTTGAAGCGGCCAAAAGATCCAATGCGACCTGGATGACCGTTTTGCCGGGGAGCCTGGACCTCCGGCAGGAAATAGGTTACCAGACGGTCAATGTCATAGAAGTCCTAAAACGCGCCTCGGATATTCTGGCCCCGCATAACCTGGTGATGGTGCTGGAACCCTTGAATTTTTTCAACCACCCTGGCCTGTTTTTAACCAAAATCTCCCAGTCCTACATGATTTGTAAGGCCGTCGATAGCCCCGCCTGCAAAACCCTTTTCGATATTTATCACCAACAAATACAAGAGGGCAATCTGATTCCTAACATGGAGGCTGCCTGGGAAGAAATCGGCTATTTCCAGATCGGCGATAACCCTGGCCGAAGAGAACCGACGACCGGAGAAATCAATTACAAAAACATCTTCAAATACATCCACGAAAAAGGTTATCAAGGTATCTTGGGCATGGAACACAAAAACTTTTCCGAGGGTAAAGAAGGGGAATTGGCCGTGATTAAGGCTTATCGGGAGGTAGATTATGTAGGGAAATAG